A genomic window from Salmo salar chromosome ssa23, Ssal_v3.1, whole genome shotgun sequence includes:
- the LOC106584336 gene encoding 39S ribosomal protein L55, mitochondrial, with amino-acid sequence MALQKVWTTKSVLNRCLQAVVAQSHFLPVSSLHTTTTQHNSNKTSIVRSSRQKYERLYPLLLVQPDGSTINIRYKEPKRILMMPVDISTLSEEERKMRMRKRDPRKGAVKQRTVEFEDDFKVDDYSKFWKK; translated from the exons ATGGCCCTACAGAAAGTATGGACGACGAAGAGTGTTTTAAACAG ATGTCTACAAGCGGTGGTTGCTCAGAGTCATTTCCTTCCTGTATCAAGTTTACACACAACAACCACTCAGCACAACTCCAACAAGACATCAATTGTACGAAGCAGTCGACAGAAGTATGAAAGATTGTATCCACTGTTGCTCGTACAACCCGATGGTTCCACAATTAACATTAGGTACAAAGAGCCCAAGAGGATACTCATG ATGCCTGTGGACATCAGTACACTCTCAGAGGAAGAAAGGAAAATGAGGATGCGGAAGCGGGATCCCAGGAAGGGAGCTGTTAAGCAGAGGACAGTGGAATTCGAAGATGATTTCAAAGTGGATGATTACAGCAAGTTTTGGAAGAAGTGA